Proteins co-encoded in one Euleptes europaea isolate rEulEur1 chromosome 1, rEulEur1.hap1, whole genome shotgun sequence genomic window:
- the MFSD5 gene encoding molybdate-anion transporter yields the protein MLAAAYVAFVFLLVICVGLEFSACRSKLTGRSCSNPAFLRFQVDYYQVYFLALAADWLQGPYLYKLYQHYHFLEAQITIIYVCGFASTVLFGLVSSSLVDRLGRKKSCILFSLTYSVCCLTKLSWDYFVLILGRILGGLSTALLFSAFEAWYVHEHVERYDFPAEWIPSTFSKAAFWNSAIAVGAGVVANAFAEWLGLGPVAPFMVSIPFLVMAGVLAMKNWDENYGKKRALSKTCTDGLKCLLSDRRVLLLGTIQALFESVIYIFIFLWTPVLDPHNPPLGIVFSSFMAASMVGSSLYRIATSKKYHLQPMHILSLSVLMVFFSLFMLTFSTNPGQENPLESFLAFLLIELSCGLYFPSMGFLRQKVIPEKDQAGVMHWFRVPLNLLACLGLLILHDSDYKTGTRNMFTICSVMMVMALLAVVSLFTVVRNNAELRMPSPPGHTEASSPEL from the coding sequence ATGCTGGCCGCTGCCTACGTTGCTTTTGTTTTCCTCCTGGTAATATGCGTCGGCCTCGAATTCTCTGCCTGCCGTTCCAAGCTCACCGGCAGGTCTTGCTCCAACCCAGCTTTCTTGCGGTTCCAGGTGGACTATTACCAGGTCTACTTCTTGGCTCTTGCAGCTGATTGGTTGCAAGGGCCTTACCTTTACAAACTGTACCAACACTATCACTTCCTGGAGGCTCAGATCACCATCATCTATGTCTGCGGCTTTGCCTCCACTGTCCTGTTTGGGTTGGTCTCCTCTTCCCTGGTCGACCGCTTGGGCCGCAAGAAGTCCTGCATCCTCTTCTCCTTGACGTACTCCGTCTGCTGCCTCACCAAACTCTCTTGGGATTATTTCGTGCTGATCCTCGGGAGGATATTGGGAGGGCTGTCCACCGCCCTGCTGTTCTCCGCCTTCGAAGCCTGGTACGTGCACGAGCACGTGGAGCGCTATGACTTCCCGGCGGAGTGGATCCCCTCGACGTTCTCCAAGGCGGCTTTCTGGAACAGCGCGATCGCGGTGGGAGCAGGGGTGGTGGCCAACGCCTTTGCCGAGTGGCTGGGCCTGGGCCCGGTGGCTCCCTTCATGGTCTCCATTCCCTTCCTGGTGATGGCTGGCGTCTTGGCTATGAAGAACTGGGACGAGAATTACGGCAAGAAGCGGGCCCTCTCCAAGACTTGCACTGACGGCTTGAAGTGCCTCCTCTCTGACCGCCGGGTCCTGCTCCTGGGCACCATCCAGGCCTTGTTCGAAAGCGTCATCTACATCTTCATCTTCCTCTGGACGCCTGTCTTGGACCCTCACAACCCACCGCTGGGCATCGTCTTCTCCAGCTTCATGGCAGCCAGCATGGTGGGCTCCTCACTCTACCGCATCGCCACCTCCAAGAAGTACCACCTCCAGCCCATGCACATCCTTTCTCTCTCGGTCCTGATGGTCTTCTTCTCCCTTttcatgctgactttctcgaccaaCCCTGGCCAGGAGAACCCTCTGGAATCCTTCTTGGCCTTCCTCCTCATCGAGCTGTCCTGCGGACTCTACTTCCCTTCCATGGGGTTCCTTCGGCAGAAGGTGATCCCCGAGAAGGACCAGGCTGGCGTGATGCACTGGTTCCGGGTCCCTCTCAACTTGCTGGCCTGCCTCGGCCTGCTCATCCTCCACGACAGTGACTACAAGACGGGCACCAGGAACATGTTCACCATCTGCTCCGTCATGATGGTGATGGCCCTCCTGGCAGTGGTGAGCCTCTTCACCGTGGTCCGTAACAATGCAGAACTCCGGATGCCCAGCCCACCAGGTCACACTGAGGCCTCTTCTCCTGAACTCTGA